Proteins co-encoded in one Gossypium arboreum isolate Shixiya-1 chromosome 11, ASM2569848v2, whole genome shotgun sequence genomic window:
- the LOC108473896 gene encoding transcription factor MTB1 encodes MKIELGMGGGAWNDEDKAMVATVLGTRAFDYLISSSVSNENLLMTVSSDENLQNKLSDLVDRPNASNFSWNYAIFWQISRSKSGDWALGWGDGCCREPKEGEESESTRILNLRLEDDTQQRMRKRVLQNLHTSFGGSDEDNYALGLDRVTDTEMFFLASMYFSFPQGEGGPGKCFLSGKHVWLSDALKSGSDYCVRSFLTKSAGVQTIVLVPTDVGVVELGSVRSVPESMELLQSIRSSFSSNSSLLRAKQMVAAAPVVNEKKHENPSHFSNLGIVERVEGIPKIFGQDLNNASHGHSNYREKLAVRKMEDRPTWAAYANGVKLPFTRNQNGIHAPGWPHVHGVKQGSGTEFYGSQTTANNLQELVNGAREEFRLNQYQSPKPVQMQIDFSGATSRPSPATTRPLSAESEHSDVEASCKEEKPSPADERRPRKRGRKPANGREEPLNHVEAERQRREKLNQRFYALRAVVPNISKMDKASLLGDAIAYINELQAKLKVMESEREKFGSTSRDSAGLDPNINAENHIGAANIDVQAVHDEVVVRVSCPLDSHPASRVIQAFKDAHINVLESKLVTADDTVFHTFVIKSQGSEQLTREKLIAAFSCEPNSLQPLSSLG; translated from the coding sequence ATGAAAATAGAATTGGGTATGGGAGGTGGGGCTTGGAACGATGAAGATAAGGCTATGGTAGCCACTGTATTAGGAACAAGGGCATTTGACTACTTGATATCAAGCTCAGTGTCAAATGAGAACCTTTTAATGACTGTAAGCAGTGATGAGAATCTTCAAAACAAGCTATCAGATCTCGTGGACCGGCCAAACGCCTCTAATTTTAGCTGGAACTACGCCATATTCTGGCAAATTTCGCGGTCCAAATCCGGGGATTGGGCCCTGGGTTGGGGAGACGGGTGTTGTAGGGAGCCTAAAGAAGGAGAAGAATCGGAAAGTACTCGGATTCTAAACCTACGCCTCGAAGACGACACTCAGCAGAGGATGAGGAAAAGGGTTTTGCAGAATTTGCATACTTCGTTCGGTGGATCGGATGAGGATAATTATGCCCTTGGCTTGGACAGAGTTACCGATACTGAGATGTTCTTCTTAGCTTCCATGTATTTCTCTTTCCCTCAAGGAGAAGGCGGCCCTGGGAAGTGTTTTTTGTCTGGGAAACATGTTTGGCTCTCTGATGCATTGAAATCGGGTTCGGATTATTGCGTTAGGTCATTTTTGACAAAGTCTGCTGGAGTTCAAACGATTGTTTTGGTCCCTACTGATGTTGGTGTTGTTGAATTGGGATCTGTAAGATCTGTGCCTGAGAGCATGGAGTTGTTGCAGTCTATAAGAAGTTCCTTCTCATCTAATTCCTCGTTGCTTAGGGCAAAGCAAATGGTTGCGGCAGCACCAGTGGTGAACGAGAAGAAACATGAAAACCCTTCCCACTTCTCGAATTTGGGGATTGTTGAGAGAGTGGAAGGTATCCCCAAGATTTTTGGGCAGGATCTGAACAATGCTTCACATGGTCATTCCAATTACCGGGAGAAACTTGCTGTTAGGAAGATGGAAGATAGACCGACATGGGCAGCTTATGCTAATGGTGTTAAGCTCCCATTTACAAGAAATCAAAATGGTATCCATGCTCCAGGTTGGCCACATGTTCATGGTGTGAAACAGGGGAGTGGGACTGAATTTTATGGTTCTCAAACCACAGCAAATAATCTTCAGGAGCTTGTTAATGGAGCTCGGGAGGAGTTTCGGCTTAACCAATACCAGTCACCAAAGCCGGTTCAAATGCAGATTGATTTTTCAGGGGCTACTTCAAGGCCTTCTCCTGCAACTACTCGGCCATTAAGTGCTGAGTCTGAGCACTCGGATGTTGAAGCTTCTTGCAAGGAAGAGAAGCCGAGTCCAGCTGATGAAAGGAGGCCCCGGAAAAGGGGTCGGAAGCCTGCTAATGGTAGAGAAGAACCTCTTAATCATGTTGAAGCCGAGAGGCAGCGGCGTGAGAAGCTGAACCAGCGGTTCTATGCCTTACGAGCTGTGGTGCCCAACATATCCAAGATGGACAAAGCTTCGTTGTTAGGGGATGCAATTGCTTACATCAATGAGCTTCAGGCAAAACTTAAGGTCATGGAATCAGAGAGGGAAAAGTTTGGTAGTACTTCGAGAGATTCGGCAGGGCTAGATCCTAACATAAATGCAGAGAATCACATCGGAGCGGCTAATATAGATGTCCAAGCCGTTCATGATGAGGTTGTTGTTAGAGTAAGCTGTCCTCTAGATTCACACCCTGCATCAAGAGTGATCCAAGCATTTAAAGATGCGCATATCAATGTACTCGAGTCAAAGCTTGTTACAGCAGATGATACTGTGTTTCATACATTTGTTATCAAGTCTCAAGGATCCGAGCAGCTTACGAGGGAAAAGCTGATTGCAGCATTTTCGTGCGAACCAAATTCGTTACAGCCATTATCATCTCTTGGATAG
- the LOC108470996 gene encoding uncharacterized protein LOC108470996 codes for MEQETRQKIEETVKDILSKADMEEMTEFKVRVTASERLAIDLSDFSHRKFIRELVESFLLSTVEENVDGKQPNTKPVEEEAKEAVKVKKEIEGDGGRIICKLADKTNVVVHDFRGKSYVSIREFYVKNGKELPSARGVSLVSETWSTLKNSFPAIDEAITKMQSKLRDKLDHQYNRDVSNSGTAFSHEFSPIETTRFDGKNYHCWAEHMELFLKQLQIAYVLTDPCPSLNISSEATSEELAQAKVAEKKWMNDDYLCHHCILSALSDNLYYQFSKKAKTAKELWEELKLVYLYEEFGTKRAQVRKYIEFQIVDEKPIVEQMQEFNNIADSIVATGIMVDENFHVSAIISKLPPSWKDFCVKLMREEHLPFWMLMERIRVEESSRNRVKQAEHLKSASFDPPNNLGPRIRYIKKTGVPWRKRESEMHVKPIQCNYCGKKGHISKFCRNRKFEKAVNGNQNGENSTITAVAELNAIDGNV; via the exons ATGGAACAAGAAACTCGGCAAAAGATCGAGGAAACGGTGAAGGATATACTGAGCAAAGCCGATATGGAAGAGATGACTGAGTTTAAAGTCCGAGTCACGGCCTCTGAGCGGCTTGCAATCGACCTTTCTGATTTTAGTCACAGAAAATTTATTAGGGAATTAGTGGAGTCTTTTCTTCTCTCCACTGTCGAAGAAAATGTGGATGGGAAACAACCCAATACCAAGCCCGTGGAAGAGGAGGCTAAAGAAGCTGTTAAGGTTAAGAAAGAAATTGAGGGGGATGGAGGTCGTATTATTTGTAAG CTAGCAGACAAGACGAATGTGGTTGTTCATGATTTTAGAGGAAAAAGTTATGTATCCATTAGAGAGTTCTATGTGAAAAATGGAAAAGAGCTCCCATCTGCAAGAG GAGTTAGCTTGGTAAGTGAAACCTGGTCAACTTTAAAGAATAGTTTCCCTGCAATTGATGAAGCTATCACTAAAATGCAATCAAAGCTAAG AGACAAACTTGATCATCAATATAACAGAGATGTGTCTAACTCAGGGACTGCTTTTTCTCATGAATTTTCCCCAATTGAGACCACTCGTTTCGATGGAAAGAATTACCATTGCTGGGCAGAACACATGGAACTTTTCTTAAAGCAATTGCAGATTGCGTATGTGCTTACTGATCCATGCCCTAGTCTCAATATTAGTTCTGAAGCAACCAGTGAAGAACTGGCTCAAGCCAAAGTTGCTGAAAAAAAGTGGATGAATGATGACTACCTGTGTCACCACTGCATTTTGAGCGCTTTATCTGATAACCTGTATTATCAATTCTCAAAGAAAGCTAAGACTGCTAAAGAGCTGTGGGAAGAGCTAAAATTAGTCTATCTTTACGAGGAATTTGGAACAAAGAGAGCTCAAGTTAGAAAGtacattgaatttcaaattgtTGATGAAAAACCAATTGTTGAGCAAATGCAAGAATTCAACAACATAGCTGATTCTATTGTCGCAACTGGAATAATGGTTGATGAGAATTTTCATGTTAGCGCCATCATTTCCAAGCTACCACCATCCTGGAAGGACTTCTGTGTTAAGTTGATGCGTGAAGAACACCTTCCTTTCTGGATGTTGATGGAACGAATAAGAGTTGAGGAGTCGTCTCGTAACCGAGTCAAACAAGCAGAGCATTTGAAGTCTGCAAGCTTTGATCCACCCAACAATCTTGGGCCAAGGATAAGATATATAAAGAAAACAGGTGTGCCCTGGAGAAAGCGAGAATCAGAAATGCATGTTAAGCCCATACAATGTAACTATTGTGGGAAGAAGGGGCATATTTCCAAGTTCTGCCGTAATAGAAAATTCGAAAAAGCTGTGAATGGGAATCAAAATGGTGAGAATTCAACAATAACTGCTGTTGCAGAGTTAAACGCGATTGATGGGAATGTATAG